From Medicago truncatula cultivar Jemalong A17 chromosome 7, MtrunA17r5.0-ANR, whole genome shotgun sequence, a single genomic window includes:
- the LOC25499562 gene encoding release factor glutamine methyltransferase: MITQKFLPFHSLEMKLTLTNHNFSTLLNSSFINLTRPFCSLSLSSSLSSSTSIKPQVPIFLRPPIYSTKLNDLKKWHNWAKNIAFSIGSSFVQSDNGPDSTILCRELKWFIEDVVENHHSLFSQVGDDNEKVKMRADIEELYCLWKQRIEERKPFQYIVGCEHWKDLVLSVQEGVLIPRPETELIVDLVSDVVSKNEGLKRGVWADLGTGSGALAIGIGRVLGDGGKVIGSDLSPVAVAVAGYNVQRYSLQDKIELREGSWLEPLKDMEGKLAGLVSNPPYIPSKEIPVLQAEVGKHEPRVALDGGIDGMDALLHLCDGADLMLKPGGFFAFETNGEKQCRELVDYMKSNKSASLCNLEIFADFAGIQRFVIGFHR; this comes from the exons ATGATTACCCAAAAGTTTCTACCTTTCCATTCTCTTGAAATGAAACTAACCTTAACAAATCACAACTTCTCAACACTCTTGAATTCTTCTTTTATCAATCTAACAAGACCCTTTTGTTCTTTATCgctatcatcatcattatcatcatccaCTTCTATAAAACCCCAAGTTCCAATCTTTTTGAGACCACCCATTTACTCAACAAAATTGAATGACCTCAAAAAATGGCATAATTGGGCAAAAAACATTGCTTTTTCAATTGGGTCATCTTTTGTTCAATCAGATAATGGACCAGACTCAACCATTTTATGCAGAGAGCTAAAATGGTTCATTGAGGATGTTGTTGAAAATCACCACTCACTTTTTTCCCAAGTGGGCGATGATAATGAGAAGGTGAAAATGAGGGCAGATATAGAGGAACTATATTGTCTGTGGAAGCAAAGGATTGAAGAAAGGAAACCTTTTCAGTATATAGTTGGATGCGAGCATTGGAAGGATTTGGTTTTGAGTGTTCAAGAAGGGGTTTTGATTCCTAGACCCGAGACTGAACTTATTGTTGATTTGGTTTCTGATGTTGTGTCAAAGAATGAGGGTTTGAAAAGAGGGGTTTGGGCTGATTTAGGGACTGGAAGTGGTGCTCTTGCTATTGGCATTGGCAGGGTTTTAGGAGATGGTGGAAAGGTTATTGGGTCTGATTTAAGTCCTGTGGCTGTTGCTGTTGCAGGTTACAATGTGCAAAGGTATTCTTTGCAG GACAAAATTGAACTAAGGGAAGGATCGTGGTTGGAACCATTGAAGGATATGGAAGGAAAGCTTGCAGGTCTTGTAAGCAACCCACCTTATATACCTAGTAAAGAAATCCCTGTTTTACAAGCTGAAGTTGGTAAACATGAACCTAGAGTTGCGTTAGATGGAGGCATTGACGGCATGGATGCTCTTCTCCATCTGTGTGATGGGGCTGATTTAATGCTGAAGCCTGGTGGATTCTTTGCCTTTGAG ACAAATGGTGAGAAGCAGTGCAGGGAACTTGTTGATTACATGAAAAGTAATAAAAGTGCAAGCTTATGCAATTTGGAAATATTTGCTGATTTTGCTGGTATTCAAAGATTTGTAATTGGATTTCATCGATAA
- the LOC25499563 gene encoding glutathione S-transferase T3 has translation MDIAHAFFLQDDGAPFNLEYAWRLLKDEPKWKGAYIETSSKRTKISTSGGAYSSSPNPKTPSSYEFNSTFPMERSMGQKAAKRKAKAKVNASATETSSKAVHDLMDKRVAAMEKLAHLKEEENTLKKEEMEFKAMQVIMSDTSTMNESQRQVHEKYCNKLKEKYGF, from the coding sequence ATGGATATTGCACAtgctttttttcttcaagatgATGGTGCACCATTCAATCTTGAGTATGCATGGAGATTGTTGAAAGATGAACCTAAATGGAAGGGAGCATATATTGAAACTTcttcaaaaagaacaaaaatttcTACTAGTGGTGGGGCATACTCTTCATCACCAAACCCAAAGACACCTTCAAGTTATGAATTTAATTCAACATTTCCAATGGAGCGTTCAATGGGGCAAAAGGCGGCAAAAAGGAAGGCAAAGGCTAAAGTAAATGCAAGTGCGACTGAAACATCTTCTAAGGCCGTGCATGATTTAATGGATAAAAGAGTGGCGGCCATGGAAAAACTCGCACACCTTAAGGAGGAAGAAAACACTTTAAAGAAGGAAGAGATGGAGTTTAAGGCAATGCAAGTTATCATGTCAGACACGTCCACGATGAATGAGAGTCAACGTCAAGTTCATGAAAAATATTGTAATAAGCTCAAAGAAAAGTATGGATTTTAG